A single Tamandua tetradactyla isolate mTamTet1 chromosome X, mTamTet1.pri, whole genome shotgun sequence DNA region contains:
- the LOC143671307 gene encoding adapter SH3BGRL — MVIRVYIASSSGSTAIKKKQQDVLGFLEANKIGFEEKDIAANEENRKWMRENVPENSRPATGYPLPPQIFNESQYRGDYDAFFEARENNAVYAFLGLTAPPGSKEAEAQAKQQA, encoded by the coding sequence ATGGTGATCCGTGTTTATATTGCATCTTCTTCAGGTTCTACGGCGATTAAGAAGAAACAGCAAGATGTGCTTGGCTTCTTGGAAGCCAACAAAATTGGATTTGAAGAAAAAGATATTGCAGCCAATGAGGAGAATCGGAAGTGGATGAGAGAAAATGTACCTGAAAACAGTCGACCAGCCACAGGGTATCCACTGCCACCTCAGATTTTCAATGAAAGCCAGTACCGTGGGGACTATGATGCCTTCTTTGAAGCCAGAGAAAATAATGCAGTGTATGCCTTTTTAGGCTTGACAGCACCTCCTGGTTCAAAGGAAGCAGAAGCCCAGGCAAAGCAGCAAGCATGA